TTTTCAAGCGACGATCCTCGAGGAGAACTTTGTCCTCGCTTATGGGTGGGTCAGATGTATATAAAACAGAGGCGGGTGATCTTATCCATTTCTTGGGTTCGGTGGATTTACCGATTTTTCGAGCATAATCCATGTTTTAATCGAGAAATCAATTAGATCGTGAATAATTGCGCAATTACTTGAAGTTTTGTACGTGTTCTGTAtcgattttaaatattttgcaaagtTAACTTTATTGCAATTAACGATGAGATGGAGATAAGCTTAGCAGGTAtacagaaatttaatttaagtgGAAAATTgagttgaaaaattcaaaaattattaactaaCAGTTTTGgataatttgtattattttttcttgtattagtgtttgaattaatgtttcaatttaataGAGCTGCTGGGTTATGTAAATCACCTAAATatctttagaatttttatatattttaaaatatatttttactgAGCAGTGTAccttttataaattaattgaattatttagtGCTTCTCTGTATCTTGTTAGAAAcggatgaaattaaaatacaaaatgctAAATTAATCCAAAGTTTGGGTCTTAATGACGATAATTCAAGATCTCCAATCAATTTGGACATTAGTTACATGAAAGTAATTGAATTGAACCCTTTGGAATGGAACGGTATCGATATAGCTCcacgaaaattgaaaattactaATACAGGATATACAGGTAATATTTGTTTCTACTAATGATTCATTTGCCAAGATCTattcttaataaatattgttttataataGTGATAATCAGCGCAAAATGGCAAGAGAGACATCCTTATATTTCCAATGGACCATTGCCGGGAAATTACACGATCTcacaaattcattttcattggGGAGAAAATGAGATGATTGGTAGTGAACATACCGTCGATGGTGCAAGGTTCGAAATgcacattttttattatttttattattaaactgATGAGTTATGTGCAACTAACACGTTGAATAATTAATGTGTATGagatatatatttaaatatgcaacaaatttatttaacatagTAATTACTTGCAactcgaaaattttattaaatcagatcatttttaaaagaatGCCCATGGAACTCCATGCTGTACATTTTAAGGACGAGTACGATTCATTGGATGTAGCACTTCGACGACCCGACGGAGCCATAGttttagtatatttttttaaggTAAAAATGTATGAATTTACCAAAATTTCCATCGGATTAAATTATTTCCTATTTAGTTACAGGATGGACCAAATGAGTTCATGgaagaaattgtaaaaaacTTGAATTCTATTCAAGAAGCCCATTCCTCTGCTCGCCTAGTTCCCAAATTTCTAACAGAAATTCTAAGACCATTCAAAGAAGATTACTTTTTATACTGGGGTCCAATAGTAACAGCGGAAAATGTGCACAGAATTCTGTGGCTAATCTGCAGAGAACCAATTGGAATTACCTCTAAACAAGTAAATTCTctcaaatgaatttttatatacatattttagtgTTCAGATCTTTTCATAATCTCTCCAATCAAGATCGCCGAGTTTCGTACACTGCACAACGAAAGAAATGTGCCCATACTGTCAAACATACGTCCTCTGCAAGAAGTTAAGGAAGAAAACGTCTTCCATGTTTGTCCATCAGGTTCGACGTATGCTTCACTATTACCACTTCCACGAGATGTGGTAGCCAAGCAAACAGATGAAACGGACTGAAAATGCTGCAACTACGGTTGTCATTGGAAACAGTCATCATGGACTTTGATGAGTAAGCAATTTGAACATTGATCCTTGTAAATGAATAACAGTGATAAAAATGtcgataaataatatttacgcTACGACGatttgaataaacaaatacgaaattattttctacgtCTTCTGCGTCTTCTgatcctttcttttttaagatCGCAGTCAGGATACAAGGATGCACAGTCGGCTCCGCCTAGTCCTAGAACCGAAGCCTTTACAGAGTCCAGCATTGCCGACCAGGGAGAACCTTTCAACACTCTGCCGGATATCCAACTCATTCCTAGACTGGAAAAGGTTGATTCCATGTTTATCGAATGTATGTACGTGAAAATTTGTAAGGAAAATGTTTACTATGTGAGATAGGGGTAGTTTCATTCGGATAAATGAAGCTTACACCTAtacaaaaattcgaaattaattactttttgcATCTTACCTCCAAACAGGCATCCAAATTTTGCGTGCATCACGCGTTTGCGTGGAATGTCGATTGTCCTCGCAGAGGATCCTTCGGATGCAATTTCCAGAATCTAAATCAGCAACTAAAGCAGCTTCGATACTCCTCAGCACATTGTAAGACAATTCATTCAATTCCTCGTTACTCGCGTACGAAAAAGGTAAGGAACCTGCATCCCTCTTAAGACGTTTAGCTGCGGTTGCCATTGTGACTGTGGTTGTGTTCATGTTAGCCTATAAAAAACAATGtctaaaataaagaaaaaagatgtCAAAATTCGGTATATCTTTAGTACTATACCGTAGCATTCATTAGCAGCTGAATAATAAACAAGCCAAAAGCTAGAAACGCGAGAGCAGTGAGTGCAATTTCGAAAAAATCTTTTATCGACAATtcatttccttttcctttGTAATAAGAGGGTTTGTGAGATTCTTCTTCGTGGTCTTGATACATGGGTTCTGTGTAATAGTGCTCTTCGTGTATAGCTGGAAATGTTTCGTGATGCACGAAATGGCCACCGTGACCACCGTGGCCATAACCGAGGCCATAATAAAAGTTTTGTCCCGAAGAGGACGACAACATGTGATCTGtttaaaaagataaaaaaatatatatatatgtttttctatttttataattgtagAAGATTGTTAATGAGCAGTTTTTACCATCTTGATCGTGTTGATCTTCGTAAAAACCAACTTTACCAGATGGTAAAGGAGCCTGCATAGCGTAACCCGTAACTTCCCCATCGAATTCTTCAAAATCATTGTTGTACACtccttgtttctttttcattttcttatgGGGAGTGTAATGTTGATACACGTCGTCTAAAGTAGTCCTACTACATAgacaaatgtatttttaacaagttagataaattaaaaaatctttacaaattaattagaaGATTAGATGCAAGAACCAGCTGgctctatttttattaatttgacAGAAATCGTAaaagttatttgaaaatttttttatccaacccttcaattttattaataattcgcAATACTTACCGCTGCAACCAATTCTTGTATTTCATACTCCCTTCATCAGACAACAATTTATCATGAAtagtaacattatcgtcatccATCAAATCATGTAATTCGGATTTTTCTGATATACTAAGGCGTCTTTTAACTCGAGGCGTGCTCATCATTTTCACAATTTCTTCAGCCATATAACCGTGACACAAATACTCGTTCATCCTTTTCCTGATATCACAAACCACTAAATACAAACTCTTTTAAAACTCCACTAAACTAGACAATATTTTACAACttattttttgatattttgaaTTGAAGAATTAGAATTAAACTCGCCTATGATATTCCATTTTACTCAGTGCATTGTGAATCGATCCATCTACCATTTCCTCCTCAGGATTCCTCGTTGCATTTTTGTTCATTTGATCagcaaataaaaaagttcCAGGCAAAAGATCCACGGATAGTATATCATTTTCATCGAGACAGAATTCGTTTCCGTCGTCGATACACTGTTGCCCAAGAATTGCACCGATCATTGAggtgattaaaataaaaactaaGAGAATTTGAACTTTTGTAAGTGAATTCATTTGAATGTATAGTATTTGTGTTCCTTAGTGCCAGCAAGAAGAAGACTGACAAAACGGAGACACGCTTCTGAAGATAAGACGTTCAACTGCTAGAAATAATTGCTTTAACCGTACACTTGTTTAAGTAGCGTTGACAAAGCTCTTCGTTCGAGGTAACAGTTACTTTTCTTAAATAAAAGAGAATTATGTGCATTTCTGACACgttgaattttcataaaaatcttACTTGTATCATTGGGgattcttttatttacaattagaAACACTAGATTGAATAATAGAAATGAGGATCTTTTTATTTTGGGGTAGGTCTTCACTTGAAAGTAAACCTCGTGAGAGAATAGGACACCTACCCTTAGAAATACTGTActcaaaaatttaattataaagcttgtagttttcaatttttaatttgtaatgaatttcttttattattgttaccaaaatttcACTAATGTATCCTTTTACTTCACCTCCACCAACCTAATAGCTTTTCCATAAAATATCATAGTTTGGTCttaaatatatataagtaCAGTTTCGAAATAGTTACAATATGACAGGAAAAGAAGTATCTCTTCTGTCGGAAACCGATGTAGAAGATTAAAGAGATAGCAAGAATTCTTTCAAAAGTGGGCGATTAATTTTCAGTAAGCTCTGGTGTATAAACTGGTTGCTATTGGTATGGGCACAGATATAGCCACTCTCGCGAGATATTAGACAGGTGAGCGAGTTCCCAGGGGAACAAAGCCCCCATTACCTCATCTCGCCGACCCATCCGAGCCATCCTGGCAACCCTCTGCTCCTAAAACATTCATAAGAGCGTTGTAAGTGGTTTTTAATAAAGGTATTTAATCATAGGTGTCGGATTACGTGTAAATCGGCTGCTGGTGTCACCAAACGATATGGGATTACTCCATGTGTCCAAATACgttctttgaaaatttgtttcgtTTGCATGTGGGCCATTAATGAACATCGACGTACAGCTgaatatttatcaaaaatcataagaaaatttaaaaagatattttcaTTATGGGTAGctggaaattttataaaattaaatttgaattatctTTGTCAAATGGCCCATCATGCACGagtcaaatatttataaaatataatatttgaaaatatagaTTTCTATTTGCTGGTTTATTTGTAAATAGTAGATGGCagataatttcaaaaattatgaaagaaatttaatcGAAAATAGAGGCAATGACAGAGTAAGTTTTAATGAGATAAATGTATTTCACAAATGCTGCTCACAATGGAAGTATAGTGCAAATAAATTCACAATGTGTGAAAACGTCCCACGGCAATTTGTGCGCGCGCTAGTACACCCTCCTTTTCTCAGGTGTTTGATTGATCGTTTCAATTACGGGGCGCAGCGTGCATCGAACGCAAAAGTAAAGTCCATATAGGCGAATAAGATCGTTCGTACGAAAGTTTCAGTTTCgtgaaaacgaaataaaaattgtgaaatacCAGTATTCACCATCCAAGGGTTGCGTTTATTAGAAGAGTGACATTTTTTTCACGTAGTTCTAATTTGATGGGCAACGGCTATAGCTTCGTGAACGTTATCGCGATAATTTTTCTCATGCAGATGCAAATTATTGACTGGTCCTCTGGAAGACAAACAGCCATCTGATTTCCAAATATTTTGAAAGATGAAGGGTCCGTAATGGTTTCCTGGAAGAAGCGTAGATACGGGTCCGTGAAATTCCATGTGCGCCGACCGTGTCGTTACTTCCTTCTTTCACACCTAACGAAAAGC
The genomic region above belongs to Osmia bicornis bicornis chromosome 9, iOsmBic2.1, whole genome shotgun sequence and contains:
- the LOC123988140 gene encoding carbonic anhydrase 1-like translates to MEISLAETDEIKIQNAKLIQSLGLNDDNSRSPINLDISYMKVIELNPLEWNGIDIAPRKLKITNTGYTVIISAKWQERHPYISNGPLPGNYTISQIHFHWGENEMIGSEHTVDGARMPMELHAVHFKDEYDSLDVALRRPDGAIVLVYFFKLQDGPNEFMEEIVKNLNSIQEAHSSARLVPKFLTEILRPFKEDYFLYWGPIVTAENVHRILWLICREPIGITSKQIAEFRTLHNERNVPILSNIRPLQEVKEENVFHVCPSGSTYASLLPLPRDVVAKQTDETD
- the LOC114883133 gene encoding uncharacterized protein LOC114883133, with product MIGAILGQQCIDDGNEFCLDENDILSVDLLPGTFLFADQMNKNATRNPEEEMVDGSIHNALSKMEYHRKRMNEYLCHGYMAEEIVKMMSTPRVKRRLSISEKSELHDLMDDDNVTIHDKLLSDEGSMKYKNWLQRRTTLDDVYQHYTPHKKMKKKQGVYNNDFEEFDGEVTGYAMQAPLPSGKVGFYEDQHDQDDHMLSSSSGQNFYYGLGYGHGGHGGHFVHHETFPAIHEEHYYTEPMYQDHEEESHKPSYYKGKGNELSIKDFFEIALTALAFLAFGLFIIQLLMNATANMNTTTVTMATAAKRLKRDAGSLPFSYASNEELNELSYNVLRSIEAALVADLDSGNCIRRILCEDNRHSTQTRDARKIWMPVWSLGMSWISGRVLKGSPWSAMLDSVKASVLGLGGADCASLYPDCDLKKERIRRRRRRRK